A single window of Rubripirellula lacrimiformis DNA harbors:
- a CDS encoding TIGR01777 family oxidoreductase, with product MSSTQEFVAQVSLPCAVEDAFAYHDRPGALARLIPPWESVELEHSDDSLAVGSRVTLTTKFAGIPLRWHAQHTLYDPPRQFADTQLSGPFAAWDHSHQFTASGDQSILRDSISYRIPAGSVGRLMTSGLVRKKIQRMFAYRHRLTHDDLQLQADRPAPAMTVAISGSTGMVGSQLSALLGVLGHRTRAIVRSADGSEDQIAAWSGDSEVQKLDGVDAVVHLAGKPIADCRWTDSVKQQIRDSRVIKTRQLCQSLAGLKNKPKVLICASATGIYGDRGDDVLTESSAPDTSFLADVAKQWEQACQAAVDAGIRVVHVRFGIILSPQGGALAKSLLPAKFAGGSLGSGQQWWSWIALDDAVGSIYHAITDPEINGAVNVVSPHPIRNVDFAKTLGRVLGRPALFPAPAFALRLALGEMADALLLASARVKPTKLESAGYRFRFTDLESFLRYALGKDLQYDD from the coding sequence ATGAGCAGCACCCAAGAATTTGTCGCACAGGTTTCGTTGCCATGCGCGGTGGAGGATGCCTTTGCGTATCACGATCGCCCCGGCGCGTTGGCACGGCTGATTCCCCCCTGGGAATCGGTCGAACTGGAACACAGTGATGATTCGTTGGCGGTCGGCAGCCGCGTCACGCTGACGACCAAGTTCGCGGGAATTCCACTTCGCTGGCATGCCCAGCACACGCTGTACGATCCGCCGCGGCAGTTCGCCGACACTCAGCTTTCGGGCCCCTTCGCGGCCTGGGACCACAGCCATCAATTCACCGCCAGCGGTGACCAAAGCATTCTGCGAGATTCGATTTCGTATCGCATCCCGGCCGGATCCGTGGGCCGGCTGATGACCAGCGGTTTGGTGCGGAAGAAAATCCAACGGATGTTCGCCTACCGACACCGACTGACGCACGACGATCTTCAATTGCAGGCCGATCGCCCAGCCCCCGCGATGACGGTCGCCATTTCGGGCAGCACAGGCATGGTCGGATCCCAGCTTTCGGCGTTGTTGGGAGTGCTGGGTCACCGAACGCGAGCGATCGTCCGATCGGCCGACGGATCCGAAGACCAGATCGCCGCCTGGTCGGGTGATAGCGAGGTTCAAAAACTAGACGGCGTCGATGCCGTCGTCCACTTGGCTGGCAAACCGATCGCCGACTGTCGTTGGACCGATTCCGTCAAACAACAGATCCGCGACAGCCGCGTGATCAAGACACGCCAATTGTGCCAGTCGTTGGCCGGACTGAAAAACAAACCCAAGGTGCTGATCTGCGCATCGGCAACCGGCATTTATGGGGATCGAGGCGACGACGTGCTGACTGAATCGTCGGCCCCCGACACAAGCTTTCTTGCCGACGTGGCAAAGCAATGGGAACAGGCCTGCCAGGCTGCGGTGGATGCAGGGATCCGCGTCGTGCATGTTCGCTTTGGGATCATCCTTTCCCCGCAGGGCGGCGCCCTAGCGAAGTCTCTGTTGCCGGCGAAGTTTGCTGGGGGATCGCTCGGCAGCGGCCAACAATGGTGGTCATGGATCGCGTTGGATGACGCCGTCGGTTCGATCTATCACGCGATCACCGATCCTGAAATCAACGGAGCGGTAAACGTGGTATCGCCGCATCCGATTCGCAACGTCGACTTTGCCAAGACACTGGGCCGGGTGCTCGGTCGCCCCGCACTATTTCCGGCTCCGGCATTCGCACTGCGATTGGCACTGGGGGAAATGGCGGACGCGCTGCTGTTGGCCAGTGCGCGAGTGAAACCGACGAAGTTAGAATCCGCTGGTTACCGATTCCGGTTCACCGACCTGGAATCGTTTCTTCGCTACGCGCTGGGCAAAGACCTGCAATACGACGACTAA
- a CDS encoding prenyltransferase/squalene oxidase repeat-containing protein produces the protein MASNTDMTDSTVTTGAGQAPLAMPMVPARAGDRWKEPPPPDPQEKKSDPGEHAKSSRSSSPLVPFLVSTIVHTLLLILLALVTYQSTRGHGKSLVARQGREAVEIPLDSLTMPDVSEIIHDGQRADQPISIRFQPSEPSSTMSPIVSDVAASDLPNEDVPDALSAIGGGQPTALTRLPVVHASRGGLSGRSAEQRKRLGEKYGASGASEDAVENALVYLAAHQRNDGSWSFNLKLDPCNGRCTHSTKGGESPAPSTGATGLALLAFLGAGHTHTGNGPYAETVRKGIYYLRSKAAETEAGYDWQQGSMYGHGIALMALGEALAMTTDEGNERDSDLYELVQRGAQFTCIAQHHGGSWGYYPKSPGDTTVTGWQVLSLIAARRSGVELQTHTLAQAKEFLFSTCTDRDYWFGYQAPPGEPTTTAIGLAIMLYLGERPDYTMFQMALTDMAQRGPTLTNIYHDYYATLALHHARHPLWGDWNVRLRDHLVATQVKSGHEKGSWHFKDKWGDVGGRIYTTAMCALTLEIYYRYLPIHDQLEEFPL, from the coding sequence GTGGCCAGCAATACCGACATGACCGATTCCACTGTTACGACCGGTGCTGGGCAAGCACCATTGGCGATGCCAATGGTCCCTGCGCGCGCTGGCGATCGGTGGAAAGAGCCTCCGCCACCGGACCCGCAGGAAAAAAAATCCGATCCCGGCGAACATGCCAAGTCGTCCCGATCATCGTCGCCGCTTGTGCCGTTCCTGGTTAGCACGATCGTGCACACACTGCTGCTGATCCTGTTGGCCCTGGTGACCTATCAATCCACTCGCGGGCACGGAAAGTCATTGGTGGCCAGGCAGGGGCGCGAAGCGGTAGAGATTCCATTGGATTCGTTGACGATGCCGGATGTCAGTGAAATCATTCACGACGGTCAACGGGCCGACCAGCCGATCTCGATCCGATTTCAGCCCAGCGAACCATCGTCCACGATGTCGCCGATCGTCTCGGATGTCGCGGCCAGCGATTTACCCAACGAAGATGTCCCCGATGCGCTCTCTGCGATCGGCGGCGGGCAGCCCACCGCGCTGACACGATTGCCTGTGGTGCATGCATCGCGTGGCGGACTTTCCGGGCGATCCGCCGAACAGCGGAAACGTCTAGGGGAAAAGTACGGGGCCAGCGGAGCCAGCGAGGACGCCGTAGAGAACGCACTGGTCTACTTGGCCGCGCACCAGCGAAACGATGGCAGTTGGTCGTTCAACCTGAAACTGGATCCGTGCAATGGGCGTTGTACCCACAGCACCAAGGGGGGCGAAAGCCCGGCACCATCGACCGGTGCGACCGGATTGGCTCTATTGGCATTCTTAGGCGCCGGGCACACGCACACCGGCAATGGGCCGTATGCCGAGACGGTGCGGAAAGGCATCTATTACCTGCGCAGCAAAGCGGCGGAAACCGAAGCCGGATATGACTGGCAGCAAGGCAGCATGTACGGCCACGGCATCGCGTTGATGGCTTTGGGCGAAGCGTTAGCGATGACGACCGACGAAGGCAACGAACGGGATTCCGACCTGTACGAATTGGTTCAGCGCGGGGCCCAGTTCACCTGCATCGCGCAGCACCATGGTGGTTCGTGGGGATACTATCCCAAGAGCCCCGGTGATACCACGGTCACGGGATGGCAAGTGCTCTCGCTGATCGCGGCTCGTCGCAGCGGCGTCGAACTGCAGACCCACACCCTGGCACAAGCCAAAGAGTTTCTGTTTTCAACCTGCACCGATCGCGACTATTGGTTTGGCTATCAGGCACCGCCCGGCGAACCGACGACGACCGCAATCGGTTTGGCGATCATGTTGTACTTGGGCGAACGACCTGACTACACCATGTTTCAAATGGCGTTGACCGACATGGCCCAGCGGGGACCGACGCTGACGAACATCTATCACGACTACTACGCGACGCTGGCACTGCATCACGCTAGACATCCCCTGTGGGGCGATTGGAACGTGCGGTTGCGCGATCATCTGGTGGCCACGCAGGTGAAGTCGGGCCATGAAAAAGGCAGCTGGCACTTCAAAGATAAATGGGGCGATGTGGGCGGGCGAATCTATACCACCGCGATGTGCGCGTTGACGCTGGAAATCTATTACCGGTACCTCCCGATCCATGATCAGTTGGAAGAGTTTCCGCTGTAG
- a CDS encoding coiled-coil domain-containing protein → MKFVILGLLLILLIGFFVMVWKAAINWRWYQIVPVCITMLLGVLFLFPTAGVLKSRSEWHKVREKLSKQAAQVHSENRLIKYGDPTDPSAGEGVVALSQRLSKLSIEAGRRWRNLQMQPVNGNEVRLIQPASPNQAVDGIPGQEPEAAAVPAQPLIPVDLVVYGFGESANQKLQTLIPTFYLGEFRVTASTPNQVTLVPTGPLEPAQLQAINSGQAKSWSVYELLPLDSHEPFIAEGSVPDDNNYLGRVDDELVKSLMGKTVSPETLQDYLRDGARSTQDDPPLSRWVKVEFLKNYEIEVDSKEERGALEGGFFDGTGRAVDGRLKRGDEGKVKFKKGDQLLIKEPEDGVHPLIDENVVKPIVSYYLRPLNDYRFILRHIRLRLAELENRKAELNTARTVLAEAIEKSNAMLVANQAIKVKLEQDFQQFRTEKEAISDHTDKLRKQVEETRIEMARLHRSNLELEQRLEQIHRKIEQRINALTLAQ, encoded by the coding sequence ATGAAGTTTGTCATCCTCGGTCTGCTGCTGATTCTGTTGATCGGCTTTTTCGTCATGGTCTGGAAGGCTGCCATCAACTGGCGCTGGTACCAGATCGTCCCTGTCTGCATCACGATGCTGTTGGGCGTTCTATTCTTGTTCCCCACCGCTGGCGTGCTAAAGAGCCGGTCGGAATGGCACAAGGTCCGCGAAAAGCTGTCCAAGCAGGCTGCACAGGTCCACAGCGAAAACCGGCTGATCAAATATGGTGATCCCACGGATCCGTCAGCCGGCGAAGGCGTCGTGGCGCTTTCCCAGCGACTTTCCAAGCTAAGTATCGAAGCCGGACGACGATGGCGCAATCTTCAGATGCAGCCGGTCAATGGCAACGAAGTCCGATTGATCCAGCCGGCTAGCCCGAATCAAGCCGTCGACGGTATCCCAGGACAAGAACCCGAAGCGGCCGCGGTACCCGCACAGCCGCTGATTCCTGTTGATTTGGTTGTCTATGGGTTTGGCGAATCCGCCAACCAGAAACTGCAGACGTTGATCCCAACGTTCTATCTGGGCGAATTCCGAGTCACCGCTAGCACGCCCAATCAGGTCACCCTGGTGCCGACCGGCCCCTTGGAACCCGCACAGTTGCAAGCGATCAACAGTGGCCAAGCGAAAAGTTGGTCCGTCTATGAACTGCTGCCCCTGGACAGCCACGAGCCCTTCATCGCCGAAGGCAGTGTCCCCGACGACAACAACTACTTGGGCCGCGTCGACGACGAGCTGGTCAAGTCGTTGATGGGCAAAACCGTTTCGCCCGAGACTTTGCAAGATTATCTGCGTGACGGAGCCCGTTCGACCCAAGATGACCCGCCTCTTAGCCGCTGGGTCAAAGTCGAATTCTTGAAGAACTACGAGATCGAAGTCGACAGCAAGGAAGAACGCGGCGCGCTCGAAGGTGGCTTCTTTGACGGTACCGGACGTGCCGTCGATGGGCGACTGAAACGCGGCGACGAAGGCAAAGTTAAATTCAAAAAGGGTGATCAGCTTCTGATCAAAGAACCCGAAGATGGCGTTCATCCCTTGATCGACGAGAATGTCGTCAAGCCGATCGTCAGCTATTACCTGCGTCCGCTGAATGATTACCGCTTCATTCTGCGTCACATCCGACTGCGATTGGCCGAACTGGAAAATCGTAAAGCGGAACTGAACACGGCTCGCACCGTGTTGGCGGAAGCCATCGAAAAGAGCAACGCGATGCTGGTCGCCAACCAAGCGATCAAGGTCAAATTGGAACAGGATTTCCAACAGTTCCGGACCGAAAAAGAAGCCATCTCGGATCACACCGACAAGCTACGAAAGCAAGTCGAAGAAACTCGCATCGAAATGGCTCGTCTGCACCGATCGAATCTGGAACTGGAACAGCGTCTGGAACAGATTCATCGCAAGATCGAACAACGCATCAACGCACTGACATTGGCTCAGTAG
- a CDS encoding aldehyde dehydrogenase family protein, with translation MITLSPLRWGKPYESLDFTDVVHFDTGEPIARIGNVGGGIVGRDMRQAHKAREALLQFSTDDLLEKCKRAAVLFESADLQVGDSTQSVDQFVHQQSASTGLPEHMCRSNLAKNSFVLANMEQILDCLTRGLDLSILSRGYGEEGRGVVVSYQAQTPILGAVLPNNSPGVHTLWLPAIPLQIGLALKPGSQEPWTPYRMVSAFIEAGVPAEAFGLYPGGHDSGGAIMTKAPRSMIFGSAQTVAQHSGNPKVQAHGPGFSKILIGDDVVDDWENYLDMMVESVLSNSGRSCINCSGIWASRHTKEIAAAIAKRIGPVDALPPSDPNSQLAAFTVPAMATGTYAMVQQDLAESGVTDVTAEFGEKLIERDHCAYLRPMVVHADSPDRGVVSKEYMFPFVSVVQCPQAEMLRRIGPTLVGTVLTADQALISAAGSSVDIDRVNIGPIPTNRLNWLQPHEGNIIDFLFRSRAYQTADLPVAAASTS, from the coding sequence ATGATCACTCTTAGTCCGCTCCGCTGGGGCAAACCTTACGAGTCTCTCGATTTTACCGATGTTGTTCACTTCGATACCGGCGAACCGATCGCGCGGATCGGAAACGTGGGCGGCGGTATCGTAGGACGCGACATGCGTCAGGCTCATAAGGCTCGTGAAGCCCTGCTGCAATTTTCGACAGACGATTTGCTTGAAAAATGCAAGCGTGCGGCAGTGTTGTTCGAATCGGCGGATCTGCAGGTCGGCGATTCGACACAGTCGGTTGACCAGTTTGTGCATCAGCAGTCGGCCAGCACGGGGCTTCCCGAGCACATGTGCCGATCGAACCTGGCGAAGAACAGTTTCGTGTTGGCCAACATGGAACAGATCTTGGATTGTTTGACGCGTGGTTTAGATCTGTCGATCCTGTCGCGCGGCTATGGCGAAGAAGGTCGCGGGGTGGTGGTCAGCTATCAAGCACAAACTCCCATCTTGGGCGCTGTCTTGCCGAACAATTCGCCCGGTGTTCATACGCTGTGGTTGCCGGCCATTCCACTGCAGATCGGGTTGGCGCTAAAACCAGGTTCGCAAGAACCTTGGACTCCTTACCGAATGGTATCGGCGTTCATCGAAGCCGGTGTCCCGGCCGAAGCGTTTGGGCTGTATCCGGGCGGCCACGATTCCGGTGGCGCGATCATGACCAAGGCTCCCCGCAGCATGATCTTCGGCAGCGCGCAAACCGTTGCTCAGCATTCCGGCAATCCTAAAGTCCAGGCTCACGGGCCAGGATTTTCGAAGATCCTGATCGGCGACGATGTGGTCGATGATTGGGAAAACTATCTGGACATGATGGTGGAAAGTGTGCTCAGCAATTCCGGGCGCAGTTGCATCAATTGCAGCGGCATTTGGGCCAGCCGACACACCAAGGAAATCGCAGCTGCGATCGCCAAGCGAATTGGCCCTGTCGACGCATTGCCACCGTCCGATCCCAATTCCCAGTTGGCCGCGTTCACGGTGCCCGCGATGGCGACGGGGACCTACGCGATGGTTCAACAGGATCTGGCCGAATCGGGCGTCACCGATGTGACGGCCGAGTTTGGCGAGAAGCTGATCGAGCGTGACCACTGTGCCTATCTGCGGCCGATGGTGGTTCACGCGGATTCGCCTGATCGTGGTGTCGTGTCCAAGGAATACATGTTCCCCTTCGTCAGTGTGGTGCAGTGCCCACAGGCGGAAATGTTGCGACGGATTGGGCCGACCTTGGTGGGCACCGTTTTGACGGCTGACCAGGCACTGATCTCGGCTGCCGGTTCCAGCGTGGACATCGACCGGGTCAACATCGGTCCGATTCCAACGAACCGATTGAACTGGTTGCAGCCGCACGAAGGCAACATCATCGATTTCTTGTTCCGATCTCGGGCTTACCAGACGGCGGATCTGCCGGTCGCTGCGGCCAGTACCTCGTAG
- a CDS encoding acyl-CoA synthetase family protein encodes MNTADTSISDEVAKLAAEAKDRLNEHTLKTVHWHFSEDTGSPFWLGKKAELNFDPLTDVKSFEDLKKFPLFEDEWLRGGPLARWVPKGHAGKPTFVFETGGTTGIPKSRVVIEDHWKDYELFSDTLPDKYFPRGANWLMLGPSGPRRLRLAVEHLAQHRGGTCFCIDLDPRWVVKLIKKGWMEHLEEYKKHCVDQAVTVLTAGHDVQCMFATPKLLESLGEALEERGTSLQEVGIKGIFSGGTEFTPQWTRFCVEEMLGGPAEEGGVYMTPTYGNTLMGLACSKPITAADGYKISYYAPQPRAVTEVVSFDDYNQPVGIGETGRVKLYTLTDEFFVPGFMERDEGEREAPFEMYPWDGVSGVRPFHELASATTVGVY; translated from the coding sequence ATGAATACTGCGGATACTTCCATCAGTGACGAAGTCGCCAAGTTGGCGGCCGAAGCAAAAGATCGTCTGAATGAGCATACGTTGAAGACCGTCCATTGGCATTTCAGCGAAGACACGGGCAGCCCGTTCTGGTTGGGCAAGAAAGCAGAGCTGAACTTCGATCCGTTGACGGATGTGAAGAGTTTCGAGGATCTGAAGAAGTTTCCCTTGTTCGAAGATGAATGGCTGCGTGGTGGCCCGCTGGCCCGTTGGGTGCCCAAGGGACACGCTGGCAAACCGACCTTCGTATTCGAAACGGGCGGCACGACGGGGATTCCCAAGAGTCGCGTCGTGATCGAAGACCATTGGAAGGATTACGAGTTGTTCAGCGATACGCTGCCCGACAAGTACTTTCCCCGTGGTGCCAATTGGCTGATGTTGGGCCCCAGCGGCCCACGACGGCTGCGTTTGGCTGTCGAACACTTGGCCCAACACCGCGGCGGAACCTGTTTCTGTATCGACTTGGATCCGCGTTGGGTCGTCAAGTTGATCAAGAAAGGATGGATGGAACATCTGGAAGAGTACAAGAAGCACTGCGTCGACCAAGCGGTCACCGTGCTGACGGCCGGACACGATGTGCAGTGCATGTTCGCCACCCCGAAGCTGCTGGAATCGCTGGGCGAAGCATTGGAAGAACGCGGCACTTCGCTTCAGGAAGTTGGCATCAAGGGAATCTTTTCGGGTGGAACCGAGTTCACTCCGCAGTGGACTCGTTTCTGTGTCGAGGAAATGTTGGGCGGACCTGCCGAAGAAGGCGGTGTTTACATGACGCCGACCTACGGCAACACCTTGATGGGGTTGGCATGCAGCAAGCCGATCACGGCGGCCGACGGATACAAGATTTCCTATTACGCACCCCAACCACGTGCCGTGACCGAAGTGGTTTCGTTTGACGATTACAACCAACCGGTTGGAATCGGCGAGACAGGTCGGGTCAAACTGTACACGTTGACCGACGAATTCTTTGTGCCCGGTTTCATGGAACGCGACGAAGGCGAACGCGAAGCACCGTTCGAAATGTACCCATGGGATGGGGTCAGCGGCGTTCGCCCATTCCACGAATTGGCCAGTGCCACCACGGTTGGCGTTTATTAG
- a CDS encoding response regulator transcription factor yields MTAYQILTIEDDAAIRRGIVAALQASGYVVWQAARFDEAVTMAMDKPCDLVLLDLVMPGGDGLDVLAHIRRDKPTLPVIILTARGESIDRVRGLRLGADDYVVKPFSVDELLARVEAVLRRSPARSAQTIRLNIPSASIDWSTKELTSDEGTCEVLSDRESALLEYLARRSGRVIDRNELLRGVWQLEAKGITTRTMDVHVARLREKLRRVCGDIPIIKTVRGRGYVFDQRWVDAT; encoded by the coding sequence ATGACGGCCTACCAAATTCTGACCATCGAAGACGACGCCGCCATTCGGCGTGGCATCGTCGCTGCGCTGCAGGCATCGGGGTACGTGGTTTGGCAAGCCGCTCGGTTCGACGAAGCCGTCACCATGGCGATGGACAAACCCTGCGATCTGGTGCTGTTGGACTTGGTCATGCCGGGCGGCGATGGATTGGATGTGCTGGCCCACATCCGCCGCGACAAACCGACGCTGCCGGTCATCATCCTGACAGCCCGTGGTGAGTCGATCGACCGTGTCCGCGGTCTACGCTTGGGCGCGGACGACTACGTGGTCAAACCGTTCAGCGTCGACGAATTGCTTGCCCGTGTGGAAGCCGTGCTGCGCCGTTCACCGGCTCGATCGGCGCAAACGATCCGGTTGAACATTCCATCGGCGTCGATCGACTGGTCGACCAAGGAATTGACATCCGACGAGGGAACCTGCGAAGTATTGTCGGACCGTGAATCCGCCTTGCTGGAATACCTCGCACGCCGGTCGGGCAGGGTGATCGACCGAAACGAACTGCTGCGAGGTGTCTGGCAGTTGGAAGCCAAGGGAATCACGACACGAACGATGGACGTGCACGTCGCCCGATTGCGAGAGAAACTTCGCAGGGTGTGCGGCGACATTCCGATCATCAAGACGGTACGGGGCCGCGGATACGTATTCGACCAACGATGGGTGGATGCGACATGA
- a CDS encoding sensor histidine kinase, which translates to MMRSWWWSISQTLARPWMLWSIFVAVTLLASLGLGLLSYHAMHLSRVRQIAEASKELQQNVRVALWRLDSRLGPFIATANDHRPPLMADHDPTYIRCRFLIANAVAIAGPTAQPGRSSGAKGKSSASVPRYQSRDAITAPDGRLDPELNRGEAFAELRARVPAPQMMQAAQQWMPNEIASLVAQPSADSNQLELQNRNSLVQQQFALNQFAQAAQQNVAGPVPQTENQISIRPIWIDAELFVLRTRLDGQIEGAWLDWPRLRNSMMDDIADLIPQATFAPLPTPQTADPEFALAAIPAQISVPLPADTSTSWSPTDTSLCFAWSAWAVTILIAALALGRLIAISERRAAFVSAVTHELRTPLTTFRLYSDLLARDIVSDPDQRRDYLQTLCREADRLSHLVDNVLRYSKLQHTAPHACTQLVDVDTWISRITPRLASRLAEVQLTLVTEFDSGSQVRMDDQAIEQAVFNLVDNAAKYAADADDRRVHFSAKRRAGTFVLTVADHGPGIPHALTGTLFQPFTKSSDVAAETASGVGLGLSLVKQIATALGGTVTHRPTSGGGATLQIQLPQHGSHR; encoded by the coding sequence ATGATGCGTTCTTGGTGGTGGTCCATCAGCCAAACGCTGGCTCGCCCGTGGATGCTATGGTCGATCTTCGTGGCGGTCACGCTGCTGGCATCGCTGGGGCTGGGGCTACTTTCCTACCACGCGATGCACCTGAGTCGGGTCAGACAAATCGCAGAAGCCAGCAAAGAATTGCAACAGAACGTTCGCGTCGCGCTGTGGCGACTCGATTCACGCTTGGGTCCGTTCATCGCGACGGCGAACGACCATCGACCACCGCTGATGGCGGACCACGACCCGACCTACATCCGTTGCCGTTTTCTGATTGCCAACGCGGTGGCAATCGCAGGTCCAACGGCGCAACCCGGCCGATCGTCCGGTGCCAAAGGAAAGTCATCCGCCTCGGTACCGCGATACCAGTCTCGCGACGCGATCACCGCCCCGGACGGACGCCTCGATCCGGAGCTCAATCGCGGCGAGGCCTTCGCTGAACTACGCGCCCGAGTGCCTGCGCCCCAGATGATGCAGGCAGCCCAGCAGTGGATGCCGAACGAGATCGCGTCACTGGTCGCCCAGCCCAGCGCCGACTCGAATCAGTTGGAACTTCAAAATCGCAATTCACTGGTACAACAGCAGTTCGCATTGAACCAATTCGCGCAAGCAGCCCAGCAGAACGTCGCCGGGCCAGTCCCACAGACCGAAAATCAAATTTCAATTCGGCCCATCTGGATCGATGCAGAACTATTTGTACTTCGCACTCGATTGGACGGCCAAATCGAAGGGGCGTGGCTGGACTGGCCGCGGCTACGCAATTCGATGATGGACGACATTGCCGACCTGATCCCGCAGGCGACGTTTGCACCTTTGCCGACGCCCCAGACGGCTGATCCTGAGTTTGCACTGGCAGCGATTCCGGCACAGATTTCGGTTCCGTTGCCTGCCGATACGTCAACGTCATGGTCGCCCACCGACACTTCGCTGTGCTTTGCTTGGTCGGCATGGGCGGTCACGATCCTGATCGCCGCCCTGGCTCTGGGGCGGCTGATTGCCATCAGCGAACGGCGTGCTGCGTTCGTATCCGCCGTCACGCACGAACTGCGAACACCGCTGACGACGTTCCGGCTCTATAGCGACCTGCTGGCTCGCGATATCGTTTCCGATCCGGATCAGCGCCGCGACTATTTACAAACGCTGTGCCGGGAAGCTGACCGGCTGTCGCACCTGGTCGACAATGTACTGCGATACTCCAAACTTCAGCACACCGCGCCGCATGCCTGCACCCAATTGGTCGACGTGGATACCTGGATTTCCAGAATCACGCCAAGACTAGCCAGCCGTTTGGCCGAGGTCCAGTTGACCCTGGTGACCGAATTTGACAGCGGCAGTCAGGTTCGCATGGACGACCAAGCAATCGAACAAGCAGTGTTCAATCTGGTCGACAATGCCGCCAAGTATGCCGCGGACGCGGACGATCGGCGGGTACACTTTTCGGCGAAGCGACGTGCGGGAACGTTCGTGTTGACCGTGGCGGATCATGGCCCGGGCATCCCCCACGCGTTGACCGGGACATTGTTCCAACCCTTTACCAAGTCGTCCGACGTCGCAGCCGAAACAGCATCGGGCGTGGGACTGGGACTGTCGTTGGTCAAGCAGATCGCAACCGCGTTGGGAGGAACCGTGACACACCGCCCAACATCAGGTGGCGGCGCGACGCTTCAGATTCAACTGCCACAACACGGATCCCATCGATGA
- a CDS encoding sterol desaturase family protein produces MVAIGYGLYFTAVAGLFLWTRSRTWTEAEAMPPADKQPGFGSKISLAAAAKGMFRFWGPRVLVVTCAISLIARIVVGQSGWQDLAVVASVIVMWPIQEWLIHAWLEHRPPIQIGNRKMELLITKTHRAHHRNPWDPKYGLTTTYFVIGFLGCVPLLWSIPYQIGWLPLGAVMSGNLITFLLILNYEWIHYLIHTSYVPKGRLYRRLWRNHRLHHFQNENFWYGLTMLGGDRLLGTQPTKSLAGRSDTVMNLGVDIQTADTLVESGPPQQ; encoded by the coding sequence ATGGTGGCAATCGGCTATGGCTTGTACTTCACGGCCGTGGCCGGACTGTTCCTATGGACTCGGTCTCGAACATGGACCGAAGCCGAGGCGATGCCGCCAGCGGACAAGCAGCCAGGATTTGGATCCAAAATCAGCTTGGCCGCCGCAGCCAAAGGCATGTTTCGCTTCTGGGGTCCGAGGGTATTGGTCGTCACCTGCGCCATCAGCCTGATCGCTCGAATCGTCGTCGGCCAAAGCGGATGGCAAGACCTAGCCGTCGTTGCCAGCGTGATCGTAATGTGGCCGATCCAAGAATGGTTGATCCATGCTTGGTTGGAACATCGCCCGCCGATCCAAATCGGCAATCGCAAAATGGAACTGCTGATCACCAAGACCCATCGCGCCCATCACCGAAATCCCTGGGACCCTAAGTACGGACTGACGACGACCTACTTTGTGATCGGGTTCTTGGGCTGCGTCCCGCTGCTGTGGTCGATTCCCTACCAAATCGGTTGGCTGCCATTGGGCGCGGTGATGTCCGGAAATCTGATCACGTTCCTGTTGATCTTGAACTATGAATGGATCCATTACCTGATCCACACCTCGTATGTTCCCAAGGGTCGACTCTATCGCCGACTATGGCGGAACCACCGCCTACACCATTTCCAGAACGAGAATTTTTGGTACGGCCTGACCATGCTGGGCGGTGATCGATTGTTGGGCACGCAGCCGACCAAAAGCCTGGCTGGCCGTTCCGACACCGTGATGAACCTGGGCGTCGACATCCAAACCGCCGACACGCTGGTCGAATCGGGACCGCCGCAGCAGTGA